The genomic stretch GTGTGCTTCTGTTCCTGGAGCTGGCACAGGGTACAGGCCTACAGCTACGTATCGTGCATGTGCATGCAGTCGCTCACTGCTCGCAGTCGCAAAAGCGCCATGCCGAATTGCCCGATGCGGACATGCGGTgcggcctgctgctgctgctcacgGCGGGCCGGGGCCGGCTCCTCCCACGGCATCCCCCCACCCCTCCACGCCACGTGCCGTGTGGACCCCCTCGCGGATCGCCAGCGGCGGGGCCTTTCCAAGTGTCACTTGCGGCTCCACTCGTCAGCCAGCGAAGGCGGACAAGAGTCGCCCCCAGCGGCCCAGCCCCACTCGTCAGtgagacgagacgagacgagacAGCAGGATTTATTGAGAGAGCGCGTccatctccctcctccctccctcgCCGCGCCGCGCTTCCTTCTCGACTCCCATGTCCCGTCTTCTCCTCCCAATTTCACGCCTCCGCTTATAAATACCGGCATTCCGGGGCACCCGGCCTCGACAAGCCCACCACGCCGCCCCCCCACTCCACCCGCCTAGGGCTCCGCGCCGTCCCCGAGGACAGGAGGACGCGGGCATTGCCGATCCAAACGCGCCGCCGCGTCAACTTTTCCCGCCAACTCACCTCCGCCGCCGCGTGAactcgcctccgccgccgctccgAAACTGGTACGGCTTCGATCTACTCCCCGTCCCCGATCGGATGGGTTCGGTCCGATTGCTTGGTCGATGTGCGCGTTAGCTCGTCGCAGGATGATGGATTGTTAGTTTGTCTCGTGTCGTCGCGTGGACGTCTGCAGATTCGGAGTTGTTCATGGTGTCGTCAGATTATTCTGGCGTCGCCTtctctctctgttttttttGGAGCTGTGTGTGTGTGCATGCGTCCATGCATGACTCGTACTTGCGCTATGTGTATGTGCGTGTGTGTTTTTAGAACCAAGCGGTGTGTGTGGTTTTTCTCCGGCCATCCGGAGATTTTTCGGGGGAATTTGTTGAGGTTTTCATGGCTGTCTCTCCGATCGTCTCCGCGCAGTACTGGGGTGCGTTAGCTGTCGTAACTTAACTGTGGGGGAGAAACGTTCCGCATGTTCCTTCGTAACTCCGGTTTCTGTTCATGTGGGTTTGAAATGGCTCCAGCATCTGAATCTCGTGCTCTTGTTTTTCCACTGGGTTTCCTAGCTCTTCCACTGAAAATTCGTCGCAGTACGTAGCTGCGCTACCCGTGCGTGGCgtcctttttcttttaaaagTCTTTTTATTACTGCTTCGTTTGATCTGTTCTGGACGTTGTAACTAGCTAGTGAGTTGTTCTCCTTGAAAGTCGTCGTGGAAAATTGGGTTAGGACCGGGCCCCACCCGTGGAacaatttttaaaaaattgatACGGTGGGCCTCTTGGACCAGACCATGAGCTGCAACTATCAGCTGGGACAATTTTTATTGCTCTTCTAGTAGTTCATCCGAGGATTTTGCACAAGTTTTGGTCTAGTTAGATATAACCTGCTGAATTAAATTGTTAGAATGGTTATTGAAAAGTTGTTGCACGAAGAAATTCAGAACCCTCACGTTACATACATTATACAAGTCAGCACAACACGCATATGACGGCTTGAACTTCtggtatcaaagtttttccagaTTGACTTTTATTTTTTCATGGACAGCTAGGCCATTTTGGTACATGAACTTTCTCTAATCTATCTAGTGATTTGGCTCTGATCTTCCCTTCCCCTAAAAAAGAGCCTGCTTTGTTTGTAGATCAGCCGTCTGATGACGCGATGTTAAGCGTGATTTCATCATTTTCTATTTATGCTTATGACTCCACTTTATTAATTCCTTCCTCAGATTATGGATCTGCTAAGGCATCCCTTCAAGGGAGTTGTCACTGATATCAAAGGAAGGGCCACTTGGTACAAGCATGATTGGGTTGCAGGAGTCCACTCTGGCTTTAGGTCAGTTTTGTGTAACGTATTTGTGCTGGGTCATTACTAGCAATTATGTTCACTATTCCTGTTAATTGCATAGCTTATTTGTATTGCTGGCAAATGGATCATCAGGATATTGGCACCTACCATGTATATCTTCTTTGCCTCTGCTCTTCCTGTCATTGCCTTCGGAGCACAACTGAGCACAGCAACAAGTAAGGCCTTGCCTTGTGCTACTATGCTAGTTAGGCCTGTATATCACAAAAGCAGTAACAAAACAATATACTTTCGTTACAGATGGTATACTCACAACAGTTGAAACATTGGCATCGACTGCGATATGTGGCATCATACATTCAATTCTTGGAGGGCAGCCTTTACTGATTGTTGGAGTTGCTGAACCAACTATTATCATGTACACttatctctacaactttgccaaGAATCAACAAGCTCTGGGTGAGAAGCTATATTTGGCGTGGGCTGGATGGTAATGACTGAAATAGAACGCATTTGAACCCGTGTTAGCTTTCAGATAAACTGGACTTGATATTTCCTCTGTCTGTAGGGTCTGCATCTGGACTGCCATCATGTTGTTtcttttggcaatgttcaatgcTTCCAACGTTATTAGCAGATTTACAAGGGTTGCAGGAGAACTTTTTGGCATGTTAATCACTGTTCTGTTCTTGCAAGAAGCTATCAAGGTACTATGATACTAGTAAATCCGATTTATTTCTTACATGGCAGAAATGTTTAAAACGGGTTGTCTAATGCAGGGAATGATTAGCGAATTTAGTGTGCCCGAAGATGCTGACAGCAGTTCACCAATATACCAATTCCAGTGGCTGTATGTCAATGGCCTACTTGGTGTCATATTTTCAATTGGCTTGCTGTATACTGCATTGAGGACCAGGCGGGCAAGGTCATGGCTATATGGCATAAGTTGGTCACTCTTCCTACCCTTTTATTTTAGATCTGTAATGTTATACCTAAAGCTGAATGTAGCTTGCTGTGCAATATAAATCCATTCAATTAATCCAGACTCCATAGACAGTCCAACCTTTTTTTAACTAACGGGCATGAGCTCATGCATATTTCATTGATATAGATAGAAGAGAGACAGCCCAACCCTGAATCCTACTAACACAATAGTTCATCAGCCCTTTGTTGTACTTTGTGTTTTTGGTATATGAATAATCTTTCAAAAGTAGGTTTTGGTCTTTAGTCTCTCTTATGGTATGTATCACAATGTTATATTAAAACACTTCCGAATCTAAATCCATGGGCACAACCTTTCTACAGACACATGCAAACAACTAATTATTTGCAAATGAAAGGCctttttacaaaataaaaaagTGTACGGATGGAATAAATCATTTGAACTGGATTGCTGATCGGATCGGGCCTGAATGTCAGACCTGGTTTTGGACTACTGTAGACCATGCTCGACTTTACTTGTGTTTGGGCTTGTCCTGTTTATTTGTATGGACAATTCTAATTTTTCTATGGAAGTGAGCCTAGCTCAATTTGTTGGGTGGGAGGTGTGGCCGTACACTTTACTGTCGAGGTTCAAGTTCAAATCTTCTCAATTAAGGTAGAATAAAAGGGAGTTTATGTACTGGTTTTAGTCCAAACAATTTTGAaagcaaaggaaaaaaaagaagtgGCAAACATGCAGAAGCACAGCCCGGATGCAGCACAAACACCGGCTTGCTAGGCCCCCCTTTTTAAAGCCCTTCTCCTTTGCTCAATGTCCCTCTTAATTCTCAAAGGGACCTGTGATGCTGACTCCTGGGTATTATTGATAGTTTATTTCTTATTTGGCGCTATCCGTGCACCTGACCACACTTTGATTTGCAATTTACAGGGCGGCTTAGAAGCTTTATAGCTGATTACGGCGTCCCACTTATGGTGATTGTGTGGACAGCATTGTCGTATACACTGCCAGGCAAGCTGCCTTCAGGAGTCCCCAGGAGGCTTTTCTCTCCACTTCCCTGGGAGTCAAGTTCACAGGGACACTGGACCATAGCAAGGGTAATAAGTCGATTGCTTATTATCCTGAGATGCAATTTTATTGGTTGTAGAAGTGCAAACTTTCATAGAGAtttcctgcatggctgcatgacATGATTCTGAATGCTCTCTCTTCTGTTTACTGTCAGGATTTGTTTTCCGTCCCTCCAGCGTATATACTTGCAGCCATTCTGCCTGCTTTGATGGTTGCAGGACTTTACTTCTTTGATCATAGCGTAGCTTCACAGTTGGCACAGCAAAAGGAGTATAATTTGAAGAAGCCTTCTGCCTACCACTATGACATTTTGGTCCTTGGAATCATGGTATGTGGCATATAAATCTCTATCATACAAATTATTTATTTAGGTTTTCCATTTAGTTGTAAATTTAACCTCAGTTTCTTGGTATCTCAATCAAATTCATTAGACTAAGTATGACAATCTATTTTTTTCCCAATATATAGTATAGAAATGATACAGGCCCTGGTCCGCATTTTTAGTTCAAATGTTATGGCTCTTTAGTCCCTTTTTCTCATGGTATATGAATGTCAGGTCCTGCTGTGCGGTTTGCTTGGCATCCCTCCATCTAATGGAGTCCTTCCTCAGTCTCCCATGCACACAAAAAGTCTTGCTGTCCTTAAGAGGCAGGTTGGTGAAATTCAAACTGATTTATGTGGTTGGTTAATGTAATCAGCTTTCCTCATACATTTCCATCTCTTAATTTCAGTTGCTAAGCAAAAAGATGGTTGATACTGCCAAGGATAGCATAGGGAGAAGTGCTACCACTTTGGAAATATATGGCAAGATGGAAGAAATTTTCATCGAAATGGATAGCGAACAGAATGTGAGTCTTACATGAAAACACCAAAGTTTTTTTAAATCTTATGCAGTAGAGTACCACATAAATGCTGTTCACGTTATTCTTTATGGACAAGTTAAGAGTAAAATAATGCTAACGGTCAAAATGTGGTCTTTCAGACTGGTTCTGT from Sorghum bicolor cultivar BTx623 chromosome 3, Sorghum_bicolor_NCBIv3, whole genome shotgun sequence encodes the following:
- the LOC8056540 gene encoding boron transporter 4 isoform X2, translating into MDLLRHPFKGVVTDIKGRATWYKHDWVAGVHSGFRILAPTMYIFFASALPVIAFGAQLSTATNGILTTVETLASTAICGIIHSILGGQPLLIVGVAEPTIIMYTYLYNFAKNQQALGEKLYLAWAGWVCIWTAIMLFLLAMFNASNVISRFTRVAGELFGMLITVLFLQEAIKGMISEFSVPEDADSSSPIYQFQWLYVNGLLGVIFSIGLLYTALRTRRARSWLYGIRRLRSFIADYGVPLMVIVWTALSYTLPGKLPSGVPRRLFSPLPWESSSQGHWTIARDLFSVPPAYILAAILPALMVAGLYFFDHSVASQLAQQKEYNLKKPSAYHYDILVLGIMVLLCGLLGIPPSNGVLPQSPMHTKSLAVLKRQLLSKKMVDTAKDSIGRSATTLEIYGKMEEIFIEMDSEQNTGSVDKELKNFKDAVLQEGNEEGKLAREFDPRKHIEAHLPVRVNEQRLSNLLQSILVGGCVGAMPVIRMIPTSVLWGYFAYMAIDSLPGNQFWERIQLLFVAESRLYKVLEGPHASFVESVVPKTITIFTIFQLVYLLICFGITWIPIAGILFPVPFFLMILIRQYLLPKFFDPIVLRELDAAEYEELDGIALEHNLEDEVSEVASCPSRPDAEILDELTTNRGEVKHRTSSLREERPIQEPTG
- the LOC8056540 gene encoding boron transporter 4 isoform X1 — its product is MDLLRHPFKGVVTDIKGRATWYKHDWVAGVHSGFRILAPTMYIFFASALPVIAFGAQLSTATNGILTTVETLASTAICGIIHSILGGQPLLIVGVAEPTIIMYTYLYNFAKNQQALGEKLYLAWAGWVCIWTAIMLFLLAMFNASNVISRFTRVAGELFGMLITVLFLQEAIKGMISEFSVPEDADSSSPIYQFQWLYVNGLLGVIFSIGLLYTALRTRRARSWLYGIRRLRSFIADYGVPLMVIVWTALSYTLPGKLPSGVPRRLFSPLPWESSSQGHWTIARDLFSVPPAYILAAILPALMVAGLYFFDHSVASQLAQQKEYNLKKPSAYHYDILVLGIMVLLCGLLGIPPSNGVLPQSPMHTKSLAVLKRQLLSKKMVDTAKDSIGRSATTLEIYGKMEEIFIEMDSEQNTGSVDKELKNFKDAVLQEGNEEGKLAREFDPRKHIEAHLPVRVNEQRLSNLLQSILVGGCVGAMPVIRMIPTSVLWGYFAYMAIDSLPGNQFWERIQLLFVAESRLYKVLEGPHASFVESVVPKTITIFTIFQLVYLLICFGITWIPIAGILFPVPFFLMILIRQYLLPKFFDPIVLRELDAAEYEELDGIALEHNLEDEVSEVASCPSRPDAEILDELTTNRGEVKHRTSSLREERPIQVATNAVQPSL